From Desulfobaccales bacterium, a single genomic window includes:
- a CDS encoding Fic family protein: MLAVNSFYTNAMEGNPSLLGDIEAALANKLSTERNLRNYQLEHLAHISTQRKMLERLAREKELDVCSPDFFCWLHKEFYSELPEEMHYALTHEGSRVLIMPGELRDRPASVGRHIPPEALDDVRGNLGRFQDAYTPTKLEEPKKMLAFAASHHRLLWIHPFRDGNGRVARLFTIAYQYRLKIWSHGLWTVTRAFARNRSEYDRHLALADQPRRYDFDGRGPLSEENLVAFCKYFLRACVDQLKFMESILELGHLEKRFKQYLAIQRSQKEMSRQAVMLLETLLYRGEIERGEVQSICNVQRRRATGVIKELLDKRLASSSSAHGNLRLLFSGDMAIHLFPKLV; encoded by the coding sequence ATGCTTGCGGTCAACAGCTTCTATACCAACGCCATGGAGGGGAATCCTTCATTGCTCGGTGATATAGAGGCAGCCCTCGCAAACAAGCTTTCGACTGAACGGAATCTCAGGAATTACCAGCTCGAACACCTTGCGCATATCTCGACGCAACGAAAGATGCTGGAACGTCTCGCGCGCGAAAAAGAGCTGGATGTCTGTTCTCCGGATTTTTTCTGTTGGCTTCACAAGGAGTTTTACTCCGAACTGCCGGAGGAGATGCATTACGCGCTCACGCATGAAGGCAGCCGTGTGCTGATAATGCCCGGCGAACTCAGGGATCGTCCGGCGAGCGTGGGGAGACACATTCCCCCAGAGGCGTTGGACGATGTGCGCGGCAATCTCGGGCGCTTTCAGGATGCATATACGCCAACCAAGCTCGAAGAGCCAAAGAAGATGCTGGCGTTTGCCGCATCCCATCACCGCCTCCTTTGGATTCATCCATTCAGGGACGGAAACGGGAGGGTGGCTCGACTCTTCACCATTGCGTATCAGTACCGGCTGAAGATCTGGTCGCACGGTCTGTGGACGGTGACAAGGGCTTTTGCGCGGAATCGTTCCGAATACGACAGGCACCTTGCGTTGGCGGATCAGCCGAGGAGATACGACTTCGACGGCAGGGGGCCGCTGTCGGAGGAGAACCTTGTCGCCTTCTGCAAATATTTTCTACGGGCGTGTGTGGATCAGCTGAAATTTATGGAGTCGATTCTTGAGCTGGGTCATCTGGAGAAACGATTCAAGCAATATCTGGCAATACAGAGGTCACAGAAAGAGATGTCGAGGCAGGCCGTCATGCTTCTTGAGACGCTGCTCTATCGCGGAGAGATCGAGCGCGGCGAGGTGCAATCGATATGCAATGTACAAAGGAGGAGGGCGACCGGCGTCATCAAGGAGCTCCTGGACAAACGGCTCGCGTCGAGCAGCTCCGCGCACGGAAATCTCAGACTCTTATTTTCGGGCGATATGGCGATACACCTGTTTCCAAAACTGGTGTAG
- the tyrS gene encoding tyrosine--tRNA ligase, giving the protein MPIEEQLSVIKRGAVELVDEEELVAKLKKGRPLRVKAGFDPTAPDLHLGHTVVMQKLKQFQDLGHTVIFLIGDFTARIGDPSGRSAARPPLSEEEIARNLRTYVDQAGRILDAEKIELRYNSEWLGKMSFGEVINLAGHYTVARMMERDDFKKRFTAGDPLGVHEFLYPLMQGYDSVAIEADVELGGTDQIFNLLVGRDLQRAFGKEPQVVLTMPLLVGTDGVQKMSKSYGNSVGIAEPPREMFGKLMSISDELMWTYYELLSDLSLAEIEAFREKVMVGELHPKVAKESLAMEIIERFHSEDDAVNARDEFERVFTRKELPDDITEYAMTADCDELPLVDVMVESKLCASKSDARRMIQQNAVEVDGEKIADIGAKLPARGEPLIKVGKRRFVKVKFVGK; this is encoded by the coding sequence ATGCCAATAGAAGAGCAGCTCTCGGTAATCAAGCGCGGTGCGGTCGAACTCGTAGACGAGGAGGAGCTGGTCGCAAAGCTCAAGAAGGGCAGGCCCCTGCGCGTGAAGGCGGGCTTTGACCCCACGGCGCCTGACCTGCACCTCGGCCACACGGTCGTGATGCAGAAGCTCAAACAGTTCCAGGACCTCGGCCATACGGTCATATTCCTCATCGGCGACTTCACCGCGCGCATCGGCGATCCGTCCGGCCGCAGCGCCGCGCGTCCGCCGCTCTCGGAAGAGGAGATCGCGCGGAACCTGCGTACATATGTCGATCAGGCCGGCAGGATACTCGACGCGGAAAAGATCGAGCTTCGTTACAACTCCGAGTGGCTCGGCAAGATGAGCTTCGGAGAGGTGATAAATCTCGCGGGTCACTACACGGTCGCGCGCATGATGGAGCGGGACGACTTCAAGAAGCGCTTCACGGCGGGCGATCCGCTCGGCGTGCACGAGTTCCTCTATCCGCTCATGCAGGGCTACGACTCCGTGGCTATCGAAGCGGACGTTGAGCTGGGCGGCACGGATCAGATCTTCAACCTGCTCGTGGGCCGCGATCTGCAGCGCGCGTTCGGCAAAGAGCCGCAGGTCGTGCTCACCATGCCGCTGCTCGTCGGCACGGACGGCGTGCAGAAGATGAGCAAGAGTTACGGCAACTCTGTCGGCATCGCGGAGCCGCCGCGCGAGATGTTCGGCAAGCTCATGTCGATCTCCGACGAGCTTATGTGGACGTACTACGAGCTGCTCTCGGATCTCTCGCTCGCCGAGATCGAAGCTTTTCGAGAAAAAGTAATGGTTGGCGAGTTGCATCCCAAGGTCGCGAAGGAATCGCTCGCCATGGAGATCATCGAGCGGTTCCATTCTGAAGATGACGCAGTAAATGCGCGCGACGAGTTCGAGCGCGTCTTCACGCGCAAGGAATTGCCGGACGACATAACGGAGTATGCGATGACAGCGGACTGCGATGAGCTCCCGCTCGTCGATGTGATGGTGGAGTCAAAGCTCTGCGCGTCCAAATCCGACGCGCGCCGCATGATCCAGCAGAACGCGGTCGAGGTTGACGGCGAGAAGATCGCGGACATCGGCGCAAAACTGCCTGCAAGAGGCGAGCCGCTCATCAAGGTCGGGAAGAGGCGGTTCGTGAAGGTGAAGTTTGTCGGCAAGTAG